In the Sulfobacillus thermosulfidooxidans DSM 9293 genome, TCCGGCACATCATGCAATAACACGGGACGACTAGCAAGAACCGTTGCTGCCATGATCGGCAAGGCAGCGTTTTTGGCGCCGTTTACTCGCACGGTTCCTGTAAGCCGCCGCCTTCCCCGTACCACAAATTCTCCCATGTTCCCTCGGTTCCTCCCTCTCCGGGCCCGATCCAGCGCACTTCGGGCCGCAACACAATATGATAGCGCTGGAACACATGACAGCGAATCCGTCGCATCAACGTTAAGACATCACGAGCTTTAGCCTTGCCCCGATTGACAATAAAGTTCGCATGCACTGGAGATACCACCGCATCACCCACATGCCATCCTTTAGCGCCGATGCTCTCAATCAACCGCCCAGCATAATCGGGGTGAGGATTTTTAAATACACTGCCAGCATTGGCATCTCCGACTGGCTGAGTGCGTTTGCGGTAATCCATAAAATGACGCATGTTGTCTAAAATGGCATGCATATCACCATGCTTAAGCGTCATACTCGCTTCCAAGGCAATCCAATGACGTACCATAAATTGACTCCGACGGTACTCAAATCCCGCATCTGTGGCGCTCAAGGTCTTAATACCATATCCCGGCTCCCATACCCGTATTTGCTCCACGATGTTTCGCATTTCCGACCCGTGAGCTCCCGCATTCATCACCAATGCGCCACCCAAGGTTCCTGGAATACTCACCGCAAACTCGAGTCCCTGAAGCGCCGCTTGATGCGCTTTATGGGCCAATTTGGTTAGTAAGACGCCCGCCCCCGCAACGATGCGTTCCTGATCAACCAAAATGTGGCGTAACGCTCTTGAGGTCGAAATCACCACAGCATCTAATCCAAGATCTGACACCAACACATTGGTTCCTTGACCCAACACAAAAAAAGGAATTTCATGCTGATCAACCCAGTTCAGTATCTGAATCAGGTCCTCTTGTGAATTCGGTTGAACATAAACGGATGCCGGAC is a window encoding:
- the murB gene encoding UDP-N-acetylmuramate dehydrogenase — protein: MNASEIATELRHWDIGPVLENEPLSRHTSFRIGGPASVYVQPNSQEDLIQILNWVDQHEIPFFVLGQGTNVLVSDLGLDAVVISTSRALRHILVDQERIVAGAGVLLTKLAHKAHQAALQGLEFAVSIPGTLGGALVMNAGAHGSEMRNIVEQIRVWEPGYGIKTLSATDAGFEYRRSQFMVRHWIALEASMTLKHGDMHAILDNMRHFMDYRKRTQPVGDANAGSVFKNPHPDYAGRLIESIGAKGWHVGDAVVSPVHANFIVNRGKAKARDVLTLMRRIRCHVFQRYHIVLRPEVRWIGPGEGGTEGTWENLWYGEGGGLQEPCE